DNA from Chitinophagales bacterium:
GGTGGCTCTATGGGTTCGGTCGTCGGTGAGCGAATAGCTAAGGGAATAGATAAGGCTATTGAAACGAAATCAGCTTTTATGATTATTTCTAAATCAGGTGGCGCACGTATGATGGAGAGTGCCTTTTCGCTTATGCAAATGGCTAAAACCTCCGCAAAATTGACTCAATTGGCTGCGGCTAAGCTGCCATATATTTCATTTATGACCGACCCTACTACAGGTGGTGTTTCTGCTAGCTATGCCATGTTAGGCGATATCAATATTGCTGAACCTGGAGCCTTGATAGGATTCGCAGGACCACGAGTCGTAAAAGAAACGATTAAAAAAGAGCTTCCCAAAGGATTTCAAATGTCAGAATCTTTGCTGGAAAATGGTTTTTTAGATTTCATATCTGAGCGAAAAGATTTGAAGGACAAGGTAGCTAAATCGCTCAAATTCTTCATGCATAAATAAAAGGAATTGAAAAAATTGCTTTTCATAATTGCCCTGCTTATCGGTCTAGGGTATTTGGGTTATTATTACTACTATATTCCATATTTCGACAACAATCAAATGGGAATTACAGATATGCAAGGGCAACGAGTGAAATTTCCTCAAGACCAGCCCTATATCCTTTGTTATATTCAAACCTGGTGCAAAGACTGTGTAGCAGAGACTCCTTGCCTTATGGATTTTAGCAAAAAACAAAATATTCCTATCTATTTTGTAACGGACGAAGACACCATTTTACTCAAAAAATATCGCTCTAAATTCGACTATGAATTACCCATTTATCTCACGAAAACGAGATTAAAAGAAAAGGGGATACTTCTATTTCCGACTGCCTTTTTTTATGGGAAAAGTAATGAACTACTCTATAATAAAATGGAGAGAATCGATAGTTTGGAATTGGCTAATTATTTAGGGAAATTAAAATAGGTAGTGGTCAGAGAACTGTGGATAGTTGAAAGTGAATAATAAATGAAGAATATACGAACCCTCGATAAGACTGAACTCACAACTGCGCTCGAAGCCATGGGAGAGAAAGGGTTTCGTGCCAAGCAAATCTATCAATGGCTGTGGAAGTCACGTGTATTAGACTTTGCACACATGAAAAACATAGGGAAGGAATTGCAAGCAAAACTTAAAGAAAATTTCTTCGCTCCAGAAACTAAAGTAAGCCATTTTCAGCAGAGCCAAGACGGTACAATCAAAGTAGGTTTTGAAACCTATGATAAGGAGACGATTGAGGGTGTCATTATTCCTTCTGAGGAAAGAATCACGGCTTGTATTTCATCTCAGGTAGGTTGCAGTCTGAGTTGTACCTTCTGTGCTACAGGTTTTCTGCCTCGCAAGCGAAATTTGTTTGCTTTTGAGATTTATGATCAGGTTTATCTATTAAATGAACTTGCACTCAAATATTACAGCAAACCTTTGACTAATATCGTCTATATGGGCATGGGAGAGCCTCTCCTAAATTACGATGAAGTGGTTAAGAGTTTTCATGTATTGAATAGCGAAGAAGAAGGACTGGGCATAGGTGCTAAGCGAATCACCATCTCTACTTCAGGCATAGTGCGTAATATTAAAAGACTAGCCGATGAGGGATTGAAAATAAATCTAGCACTCTCACTCCATGCCGCTACGAATGAAAAACGAACGGCTATCATGGATATCAATAAGAGTAATCCATTGGAAGAGTTAATGAAAATACTCACTTATTTCTATGAGAAGACACACAATAAAATCACCTATGAATATATCTTGCTAGGACAATATAATGATAGTGAAGAAGACGCTCATAATCTAGCTAAACTCTGCAAAGATTTCCCCGTCTATGTCAATCTGATAGAATATAATCTCGTAGCTGAAACGCCTTATATCAAGTCGAAAAAGGAGCGTAGAGATAAATTCTTGCAAACCCTTCGCAACCAAGGAGTACAGTCCAAGGTGCGCAAAAGCCGCGGCAAAGATATTGACGCGGCGTGTGGACAGTTAGCGAATAAGATTGTGAAAATGGATATTAATTTATAAGAGTTCTGAGTAATTTTCTTATAGCTCTTTCAATAAATTAATCAATTTGCTAAAAGTTTCTTCATCTAATGCCATTGGAAATTTTAGGAACAAATCAAATTCATTAACTTCTAATATTAAGTCTTTGTATGGTAACATATTGGTTACCCTATTAGAATTTAGAAAATTGTATAACGCCATTTCATTGTTGGAATGGATATAAAACTGCTTAGAGAATTTTGGATTTTCTTTGAATTTGAGTTCCGTTGGATTGAAAAAATCATTGATACTA
Protein-coding regions in this window:
- the accD gene encoding acetyl-CoA carboxylase, carboxyltransferase subunit beta, giving the protein MEFEYQENTEKTKWWQRLKKNINTETTDKLETPDGVWYSCKKCRATIPFKDYENNLWCCTKCQATGRIGSEEYFSIFFDDNQVEVLFENIVASDKLEFVDEKPYPVRLKSAIKNTGLTEAIRVGIGKIDSISTVIACMDFAFIGGSMGSVVGERIAKGIDKAIETKSAFMIISKSGGARMMESAFSLMQMAKTSAKLTQLAAAKLPYISFMTDPTTGGVSASYAMLGDINIAEPGALIGFAGPRVVKETIKKELPKGFQMSESLLENGFLDFISERKDLKDKVAKSLKFFMHK
- a CDS encoding thioredoxin family protein gives rise to the protein MKKLLFIIALLIGLGYLGYYYYYIPYFDNNQMGITDMQGQRVKFPQDQPYILCYIQTWCKDCVAETPCLMDFSKKQNIPIYFVTDEDTILLKKYRSKFDYELPIYLTKTRLKEKGILLFPTAFFYGKSNELLYNKMERIDSLELANYLGKLK
- the rlmN gene encoding 23S rRNA (adenine(2503)-C(2))-methyltransferase RlmN, yielding MKNIRTLDKTELTTALEAMGEKGFRAKQIYQWLWKSRVLDFAHMKNIGKELQAKLKENFFAPETKVSHFQQSQDGTIKVGFETYDKETIEGVIIPSEERITACISSQVGCSLSCTFCATGFLPRKRNLFAFEIYDQVYLLNELALKYYSKPLTNIVYMGMGEPLLNYDEVVKSFHVLNSEEEGLGIGAKRITISTSGIVRNIKRLADEGLKINLALSLHAATNEKRTAIMDINKSNPLEELMKILTYFYEKTHNKITYEYILLGQYNDSEEDAHNLAKLCKDFPVYVNLIEYNLVAETPYIKSKKERRDKFLQTLRNQGVQSKVRKSRGKDIDAACGQLANKIVKMDINL